The following coding sequences are from one Perognathus longimembris pacificus isolate PPM17 chromosome 13, ASM2315922v1, whole genome shotgun sequence window:
- the Slc29a2 gene encoding equilibrative nucleoside transporter 2 produces MARGGAPQDRYHLVGISFFILGLGTLLPWNFFITAIPYFQQRLAEVNHTAGNLSTNNTTTTDPYNFNNWLTLLSQLPLLLFTLLNSFLYQCIPESVRILGSLLAIFLLFALTAALVKVDMSPGPFFSITMASVWFINSFSAVLQGSLFGQLGTMPSTYSTLFLSGQGLAGIFAALTMVMSMASGVDAQTSALGYFVTPCVGILVSIICYLSLPHLEFARYYLAKKPSQTPVQELETKAELLQADEKNGIPSSPQKPALALDLDPEREPEPESDEPQKPEKPSVFVVLRKIWLVALCLALVFTVTLSVFPAITAMVTSTTGPGKWSEFFTPICCFLLFNIMDWLGRSLTSYFLWPDEDSRLLPLLVCLRFLFVPLFMLCRVPGLLQQDAYFITFMLLFAISNGYLVSLTMCLAPRQVLPHEREVAGALMTFFLALGLSCGAALSFLLKELI; encoded by the exons ATGGCGCGCGGAGGAGCCCCGCAGGACCG CTACCACCTGGTCGGGATCAGCTTCTTCATCCTGGGGCTGGGCACCCTGCTCCCCTGGAACTTCTTCATCACCGCCATCCCG TACTTCCAGCAGCGCCTGGCAGAGGTCAACCACACAGCCGGGAACCTGAGCACCAACAACACAACCACCACGGACCCCTACAACTTCAACAACTGGCTGACGCTGCTGTCCCAGCTGCCTCTCCTGCTCTTCACCCTCCTCAACTCCTTCCTGTATCAGTG CATCCCCGAGTCTGTGCGCATCCTGGGCAGTCTGCtggccatcttcctcctcttcgcCCTGACAGCAGCACTGGTCAAGGTGGACATGAGCCCCGGGCCCTTCTTTTCCATCACTATGGCCTCCGTCTGGTTCATCAACT CCTTCAGTGCAGTGCTACAAGGCAGCCTCTTCGGGCAGCTGGGCACCATGCCGTCCACCTACAGCACCCTGTTCCTCAGCGGCCAAGGCCTGGCTGGGATCTTCGCCGCCCTCACCATGGTCATGTCCATGGCTA GTGGCGTGGATGCCCAGACTTCTGCCCTGGGCTACTTCGTAACACCCTGTGTGGGCATCCTTGTGTCCATCATTTGCTACCTGAGTCTGCCCCACCTG GAGTTTGCCCGCTACTACCTGGCTAAGAAGCCATCACAGACCCCTGTTCAGGAGTTAGAAACCAAAGCTGAGCTCCTCCAGGCTG ATGAGAAGAATGGCATCCCCAGCAGCCcccagaagccagccctggctctgGATCTTGACCCTGAGCGGGAACCAGAGCCAGAATCAGATGAGCCGCAGAAGCCAGAGAAGCCTTCCGTGTTCGTCGTTCTCCGGAAG ATCTGGCTGGTGGCGCTGTGCCTCGCGCTGGTCTTCACCGTCACCCTGTCTGTCTTCCCAGCCATCACGGCCATGGTCACCAGCACCACCGGCCCTGGGAAGTGGA gCGAGTTCTTCACCCCCATCTGCTGCTTCCTGCTTTTCAACATCATGGACTGGCTGGGCCGGAGCCTGACCTCCTACTTCCTGTGG CCAGATGAGGACAGCCGTCTGCTGCCCCTGCTGGTGTGCCTGCGCTTCCTGTTTGTGCCACTCTTCATGCTGTGCCGAGTGCCGGGTCTCTTACAGCAGGACGCCTACTTCATCACGTTCATGCTCCTCTTCGCCATTTCCAACGGCTACCTGGTGTCCCTCACCATGTGCCTGGCCCCCAG GCAAGTCCTACCGCACGAGAGAGAAGTGGCCGGCGCCCTCATGACCTTCTTCTTGGCCCTGGGACTGTCCTGCGGAGctgccctctccttcctcctcaagGAATTGATCTAA